TGCCGATCCCGCCGACGAGCAGCGAGATGCCCACGACGCCGGCCGCAGCGAAGGTGATGATCCGTGCGATCTCGCGCACTTGCTCGACGATCGCCTCGACGCGTTGCACCCGAAACGTGTCGACGTCGCCGGGACGAATGTCGCGTCGATTCCGAAGGTAAAAGATCGCCTCGCCCTCTGCCGCTTCGACGGATTCGGCGTCGACGGCGGCGGCCTGGATGTAAACGAACTGCCACGGATTGGGGTCCATCGCGTGGAGCGTGTCGAACGGCACGTAGACCTGCGTCTCCGGTGGTCCGCCGCCGAAGCTTGGGCGTTTGTCTTCCTCGATCACGCCGACGATTCGAAAGCGCCGGCCGCCGATGAGCACGTCTTCGCCGGTCGGATCAGTCGGGAGGTTCAGCTCGTCGCGGGTCTCCTCGTCGATCAGCGTCACGGCTGCCGCACGCTCGCGATCGAGCAGTGTGAAAGGCCTGCCGATCAGAACTTCGCGGTTCTCAAGGTCGTGCCAGGCCGCGTCGATGCCGGTCACAAGCTTGGTCACACGCTCGTCCCCGTAGCGGACGGCCAGCCGTCGATCGGTGATGCGGGTGAAGCCTTGGATGCTCGGCGCAGCTTCGGCGAGGCCTTCGAACTCGTCGGGCTTGAAGTTGAACAGTCGCCACGGCAGCTCGGCCTGCGGCCCGTCGTCAGGCCGATCGGGCAGGATGAACAGGTTGTTCGTGCCGAAGCGTCCGACTTCTTCGAGCACAGCCTTTTCGAGTCCGACCACGCCCGCGACGACGATGGTGACGCTGCCGACGCCGATGACGATGCCGAGCGTCGTGAGCACGCCGCGCACCTTGTTGGCCCAGATCTGCGACAGCGCAAGCCCGATGCTGACAAAGACGACGACGAACAGGCGCGTCGGTCCGGCGAAAATCGATGACGCGCCGCTCATGCCGCAAGCCCCCGCTGGGCGACC
This window of the Planctomycetota bacterium genome carries:
- a CDS encoding ABC transporter permease codes for the protein MSGASSIFAGPTRLFVVVFVSIGLALSQIWANKVRGVLTTLGIVIGVGSVTIVVAGVVGLEKAVLEEVGRFGTNNLFILPDRPDDGPQAELPWRLFNFKPDEFEGLAEAAPSIQGFTRITDRRLAVRYGDERVTKLVTGIDAAWHDLENREVLIGRPFTLLDRERAAAVTLIDEETRDELNLPTDPTGEDVLIGGRRFRIVGVIEEDKRPSFGGGPPETQVYVPFDTLHAMDPNPWQFVYIQAAAVDAESVEAAEGEAIFYLRNRRDIRPGDVDTFRVQRVEAIVEQVREIARIITFAAAGVVGISLLVGGIGIMNIMLVSVSERTREIGLRKAVGAKPIVILVQFLVEAVVLCLVGGSIGLAFGQGMVMIARALPDSPLAQAAIPAWAVVLAFGFSAGVGLTFGMFPAIKASRLDPIDALRHE